A region from the Streptosporangium sp. NBC_01756 genome encodes:
- a CDS encoding helix-turn-helix domain-containing protein has product MSIGSNLAEARRAAGLTVGQLSARTRVREALIHGIERDDFSQCGGDFYARGHVRNIAKVVGLDPEAMVHEYDELHGGVPLPVRAASVFQADTPIKIRESRSPNWTTAMAVALAIVVVFGVVKMMGGGGDDTPATVAHPASAPAVPPPAAAVDAFGRPKVPPVAGKRVGPVVLQVKAVRPAWLDVRETGGRKLFSGMMEEGKTSVWKTKKGVKVTFGDGGAFRLRVNGKNLGTPGPSGEVLTRSYGASAPEPG; this is encoded by the coding sequence ATGAGTATTGGCAGCAACCTGGCAGAGGCACGTCGGGCGGCGGGTCTGACGGTCGGCCAGCTGAGCGCGCGTACGCGCGTTCGAGAGGCGTTGATCCACGGGATCGAACGGGATGACTTCTCCCAGTGCGGAGGAGACTTCTACGCGCGGGGACACGTCCGCAACATCGCCAAGGTCGTCGGGCTGGATCCCGAGGCCATGGTGCACGAATACGACGAACTCCATGGCGGCGTGCCGCTGCCGGTGCGGGCGGCCAGCGTGTTCCAGGCCGACACGCCCATCAAGATCCGGGAAAGCCGTTCGCCCAACTGGACGACCGCCATGGCGGTCGCACTGGCGATCGTCGTGGTGTTCGGCGTGGTGAAGATGATGGGCGGGGGCGGTGACGACACGCCCGCGACGGTGGCTCATCCGGCCTCGGCGCCGGCCGTTCCGCCGCCGGCCGCGGCGGTCGACGCGTTCGGCCGGCCCAAGGTGCCGCCGGTCGCCGGCAAGCGGGTCGGGCCGGTCGTCCTCCAGGTCAAGGCGGTCCGTCCGGCCTGGCTCGACGTGCGAGAGACCGGGGGGCGCAAACTCTTCTCCGGGATGATGGAGGAGGGGAAGACCTCCGTCTGGAAGACGAAGAAGGGGGTGAAGGTCACCTTCGGCGACGGGGGGGCCTTCCGGCTCCGGGTGAACGGCAAGAACCTCGGAACCCCCGGTCCTTCCGGGGAGGTTCTCACCCGCTCCTACGGGGCGTCCGCGCCCGAACCGGGTTAG
- the rimO gene encoding 30S ribosomal protein S12 methylthiotransferase RimO, producing MSSRRTASLITLGCARNEVDSEELAARLEAAGWQVGDDDPDVIVVNTCGFIDSAKKDSIDTLLAAADSGAKVVAAGCMAERYGDQLADALPEAAAVISFDDYTQIGTRLDDVLAGRSLVPHSPRDRRTLLPISPVERAAAPKTNIPGHGELPEGVAPASGPRPLRKRLGDGPVASLKLASGCDRRCTFCAIPAFRGAYVSRDPAELLGEAAWLAEQGVKELVLVSENSTSYGKDLGDLRALEKLLPSLAAVEGIERVRVSYLQPAELRPGLLEMIASTEGVAPYFDLSFQHASGSVLRRMRRFGDPKRFLGLLETVRETAPEAGVRSNFIVGFPGETEEEFGELVAFLQEARLDVIGVFGYSDEDGTEAAVLPGKLDQETVDARVSALTELAEELMAQRAEERIGTEVDVLIEEDLGDGGYEGRAAHQGPEVDGSVTVQGIGLVPGQIVRAIVVDSEGVDLIARIKAAP from the coding sequence ATGTCATCCCGCCGAACCGCATCGCTGATCACACTGGGCTGCGCGCGCAACGAGGTCGACTCCGAGGAGCTCGCCGCGCGACTTGAGGCTGCCGGTTGGCAGGTGGGCGACGACGATCCCGATGTCATCGTCGTCAACACCTGCGGCTTCATCGACTCAGCGAAAAAGGACTCCATCGACACGCTGCTCGCCGCAGCCGACTCCGGCGCCAAGGTGGTCGCCGCGGGCTGTATGGCCGAGCGTTACGGCGACCAGCTCGCCGACGCGCTGCCCGAAGCGGCGGCTGTCATCTCCTTCGACGATTACACTCAGATCGGCACGCGTCTGGACGACGTGCTGGCGGGCAGATCGCTCGTCCCGCACAGTCCCCGCGACCGCAGGACCCTGCTCCCCATCTCTCCGGTCGAGCGTGCCGCCGCCCCCAAGACCAACATCCCCGGCCACGGCGAGCTGCCCGAGGGCGTGGCCCCGGCCAGTGGCCCCCGGCCGCTGCGCAAGCGACTCGGCGACGGGCCGGTGGCCTCGCTGAAGCTGGCCTCCGGCTGTGACCGGCGCTGCACGTTCTGCGCCATCCCCGCCTTCCGTGGCGCCTACGTCTCGCGTGATCCCGCCGAGCTGCTCGGCGAGGCCGCCTGGCTGGCCGAGCAGGGGGTCAAGGAGCTCGTGCTGGTCAGCGAGAACTCCACCTCCTACGGCAAGGACCTCGGCGACCTTCGGGCGCTGGAGAAGCTGCTCCCCTCCCTGGCCGCCGTCGAGGGCATCGAGCGGGTGCGGGTCAGCTACCTGCAGCCCGCCGAGCTCCGTCCGGGCCTGCTGGAGATGATCGCCTCAACCGAGGGCGTGGCCCCCTACTTCGATCTCTCCTTCCAGCACGCCAGCGGCTCGGTGCTGCGCCGGATGCGCCGTTTCGGCGACCCCAAGCGCTTCCTCGGCCTGCTGGAGACGGTCCGGGAGACCGCCCCCGAGGCGGGTGTGCGCTCCAACTTCATCGTGGGCTTCCCCGGCGAGACCGAGGAGGAGTTCGGCGAGCTGGTGGCCTTCCTCCAGGAGGCCAGGCTCGACGTGATCGGTGTCTTCGGCTACTCCGACGAGGACGGCACCGAGGCGGCCGTGCTGCCCGGGAAGTTGGACCAGGAGACCGTCGACGCCCGCGTGAGTGCGCTCACCGAGCTGGCCGAGGAGCTCATGGCCCAGCGGGCCGAGGAGCGGATCGGCACCGAGGTGGACGTCCTCATCGAGGAGGATCTCGGTGACGGCGGCTATGAGGGCCGCGCGGCCCACCAGGGGCCGGAGGTCGACGGTTCTGTCACGGTCCAGGGCATCGGCCTGGTCCCCGGTCAGATCGTCCGGGCCATCGTGGTCGACTCCGAAGGGGTCGACCTGATCGCCCGCATCAAGGCGGCACCATGA
- the pgsA gene encoding CDP-diacylglycerol--glycerol-3-phosphate 3-phosphatidyltransferase: MTNTPETGTDPTEAAAHPKVSVWNIANVVTVIRLAMVPFFAVCLFLPGSGWRVAALVVFLVASLTDLLDGELARRYGLVTDFGKIADPIADKALIGAALISLSALDELSWWITVVILGREVGVTLLRFAVIRHGVIPASYGGKVKTVLQIAAIVSYMWPGVPEPIRWAVMGAATVVTVATGLDYVVRALKLRQVAKRARAQ; this comes from the coding sequence ATGACCAACACGCCAGAGACCGGCACCGACCCGACCGAGGCGGCTGCGCACCCCAAGGTGAGTGTGTGGAACATCGCCAACGTCGTCACGGTGATACGACTGGCGATGGTTCCGTTCTTCGCGGTCTGCCTCTTCCTGCCGGGTTCCGGCTGGCGGGTCGCCGCCCTGGTGGTCTTCCTGGTGGCCTCGCTCACCGACCTGCTCGACGGTGAGCTGGCCCGCCGTTACGGGCTGGTCACCGACTTCGGGAAGATCGCTGATCCGATCGCGGACAAGGCGCTGATCGGCGCGGCACTGATCAGTCTCTCGGCCTTGGACGAGCTGTCCTGGTGGATCACCGTCGTGATCCTCGGCAGGGAGGTGGGGGTCACCCTCCTGCGCTTTGCGGTCATCAGGCACGGTGTCATCCCCGCCAGTTACGGCGGCAAGGTGAAGACCGTCCTGCAGATCGCGGCGATCGTCTCCTACATGTGGCCGGGGGTGCCCGAGCCGATCCGCTGGGCCGTGATGGGCGCCGCCACTGTCGTGACCGTGGCCACCGGGCTCGATTACGTGGTCCGCGCGCTCAAGCTGCGGCAGGTGGCGAAACGGGCGCGCGCCCAATGA
- a CDS encoding CinA family protein produces the protein MSHRLLAATTVLSLLVRRGETVAVAESLTAGLIGAALTGPSGASAAFVGGVISYATELKHRLLGVPAELLEREGAVHPQVAAAMATGVRELTGSTYGLSATGVAGPDPQDGRPVGTVHLAVSGPDGRVWHRDVLLVGTREEIRQATVNEAVDLLQGVLEANVGEHFG, from the coding sequence ATGAGTCACCGTCTGCTGGCCGCCACCACCGTGCTCTCGCTGCTCGTCCGCCGGGGCGAGACGGTCGCGGTCGCCGAGTCCCTGACGGCCGGACTGATCGGCGCGGCGCTCACCGGCCCCTCCGGCGCGTCGGCGGCCTTCGTGGGCGGAGTCATCTCCTATGCCACCGAGCTCAAGCACCGCCTGCTGGGGGTTCCAGCGGAGCTGCTGGAGCGTGAGGGAGCCGTGCATCCACAGGTCGCGGCGGCGATGGCGACCGGCGTGCGCGAGCTCACCGGCTCCACCTATGGCCTGTCCGCAACCGGGGTGGCCGGCCCGGACCCGCAGGACGGCAGACCGGTGGGCACCGTGCATCTGGCCGTTAGTGGTCCCGATGGGCGGGTATGGCACCGGGATGTCCTTCTTGTCGGAACGCGCGAGGAGATCCGGCAGGCGACGGTGAATGAGGCCGTGGACCTACTTCAAGGTGTGCTGGAGGCGAACGTGGGGGAACATTTCGGGTGA
- a CDS encoding helix-turn-helix domain-containing protein — translation MVLLRQLLGDVLRRLRVRQSRTLREVSTLARVSLGYLSEVERGQKEASSELLASICGALGVPLSQVLREVSDQFALAELQHAPVLSGDVPERERLPIAETVPSAIADSVFPEVNDMVAA, via the coding sequence ATGGTCCTGCTGCGTCAGCTGCTCGGCGACGTGTTGCGGCGGCTGCGGGTGCGGCAGAGTCGCACCTTGCGTGAGGTGTCCACACTTGCCCGTGTCTCTCTCGGATATCTGTCCGAGGTGGAGCGCGGTCAGAAGGAGGCCTCTTCCGAGCTACTCGCGTCAATCTGCGGCGCCCTTGGCGTGCCGCTTTCACAGGTGCTCCGCGAAGTGTCCGACCAGTTCGCACTGGCCGAGCTTCAGCACGCCCCGGTGCTCTCCGGCGATGTCCCCGAGCGGGAGCGTCTGCCGATCGCCGAGACCGTGCCCAGTGCCATTGCAGATTCCGTGTTCCCAGAGGTCAACGATATGGTCGCCGCCTGA
- a CDS encoding Fpg/Nei family DNA glycosylase, with the protein MPEGDVVYRTARRLGQALDGRPLTRSDFRVPRHATADLTDRAVLETVSRGKHLLTRIEGALTLHTHLRMEGSWQIAPAGRPLPPGDVVRLVLANDEWQAVGVRLGVVDLVATAEEDRLVGHLGPDPLGPDWDPVEAVRRLAERPGLTVGEALLDQRNLAGLGTVYRAETLFLAKISPWRPVEAVEDMGAVVRLAQKLLHANRERSSRTTTGDLRPGRGTWVYGRAGRPCLRCGHRVSRGEMGAQSQERLIFWCRHCQPAD; encoded by the coding sequence GTGCCCGAGGGCGACGTCGTCTACCGCACCGCGAGGCGGCTCGGCCAGGCGCTGGACGGCCGGCCGCTGACGCGTTCCGACTTCCGGGTGCCGCGTCATGCCACCGCCGACCTCACCGACCGGGCCGTGCTGGAGACCGTTTCGCGCGGCAAACACCTGCTCACCCGGATCGAAGGCGCTCTGACCCTCCACACGCACCTGCGGATGGAGGGGAGCTGGCAGATCGCCCCCGCCGGCCGCCCACTGCCCCCGGGCGACGTGGTGCGCCTGGTGCTGGCCAATGACGAATGGCAGGCGGTGGGAGTACGGCTGGGCGTGGTCGACCTGGTGGCGACGGCTGAGGAGGATCGGCTGGTCGGGCATCTCGGCCCCGACCCGCTCGGACCCGACTGGGATCCGGTGGAGGCCGTACGGCGTCTGGCGGAAAGACCCGGGCTGACCGTCGGGGAGGCGCTGCTCGACCAGCGCAACCTGGCCGGCCTCGGCACCGTCTATCGGGCCGAGACGTTGTTTCTCGCGAAGATCTCGCCGTGGCGGCCCGTGGAAGCGGTCGAGGACATGGGAGCGGTGGTGCGGCTCGCGCAGAAACTGCTGCACGCCAACAGAGAGCGCAGCAGCAGGACGACAACCGGTGATCTCCGTCCGGGGCGGGGCACCTGGGTCTATGGCAGGGCGGGAAGACCGTGCCTACGCTGCGGGCATCGGGTCAGTCGTGGAGAGATGGGGGCACAGTCGCAGGAACGGCTGATCTTCTGGTGCCGTCACTGTCAGCCGGCCGATTAG
- a CDS encoding RrF2 family transcriptional regulator, with the protein MRLSARVDYALRAAAELAAAGDGPTTVGELAKEQDMPPKYLENILLQMRRAGLVRGQRGPEGGYVLARPATEITLADVIRAVDGPLANVRGERPEHVGYRGPAESLQQVWIALRASERAILEEVTLAGVATGTLPERVRQLAADPAAWD; encoded by the coding sequence ATGCGCCTATCCGCTCGTGTCGACTATGCCCTGCGCGCCGCCGCCGAACTCGCCGCCGCCGGTGACGGACCAACCACCGTGGGTGAGCTGGCAAAAGAGCAGGACATGCCTCCCAAATACCTGGAGAACATCCTCCTGCAGATGCGCCGGGCCGGCCTGGTCCGCGGCCAGCGCGGCCCCGAGGGCGGCTACGTTCTGGCCCGTCCCGCCACTGAGATCACCCTGGCCGATGTGATCCGGGCCGTGGACGGCCCGCTGGCCAATGTGCGGGGCGAACGGCCCGAGCACGTCGGCTACCGGGGACCCGCGGAGTCGTTGCAGCAGGTCTGGATCGCACTGCGGGCCAGCGAGCGGGCGATCCTGGAGGAGGTCACGCTGGCCGGCGTAGCCACCGGAACGCTGCCGGAGCGTGTCCGCCAGCTCGCCGCCGATCCCGCCGCATGGGACTGA
- a CDS encoding ROK family transcriptional regulator has product MERRPGVPRLLREINDRAALELLFDSGPLTRGQIGELTGLSKVTASQTLARLEGRGLVEVTGEQAGGRGPNAALYGIIPSSAYVAGLDVGPEFVTTAIADIHGEIVSEVAVAPNGHDDPVALVHSAVVKACRSAKVALSKLRTVVIGTPGVVDPRTGDVRFSFDLPGWHEGIHEALARDLRRDVRIENDVNLVAVAERALGAARGVDDFVLLWVGRGIGLGVVLGGRLHRGRSGSAGEIGYLPVPGVPLAADVRAVPGRLPSLAGGLQSLVSAEAVTELAATYGFGGAGSAECVAAVVAAGKRGEPLLDEIAGRLALGVASVSVVLDPGLVVLAGEISQAGGGALTSRIEEAVARICPVRPQVVVSEVEGNPVLRGAVLAALDQAREEIFAS; this is encoded by the coding sequence ATGGAGCGACGTCCTGGCGTGCCCAGGCTGCTGAGGGAGATCAACGACCGGGCCGCCCTGGAGCTGTTGTTCGACTCGGGACCGCTGACACGGGGCCAGATCGGTGAGCTCACCGGCCTTTCCAAAGTGACGGCGTCGCAGACGCTGGCCCGGTTGGAGGGGCGCGGGCTGGTCGAGGTGACGGGGGAGCAGGCGGGCGGTAGGGGGCCGAACGCAGCACTTTATGGAATCATCCCGTCCTCTGCTTATGTAGCGGGTCTGGATGTCGGCCCGGAATTCGTCACCACCGCCATCGCGGACATCCACGGCGAGATCGTCTCCGAGGTGGCGGTCGCACCGAACGGGCACGACGACCCGGTCGCCCTCGTGCACAGTGCGGTCGTCAAGGCGTGCCGATCGGCCAAGGTCGCGCTGTCCAAGCTGCGGACGGTCGTGATCGGCACGCCGGGTGTGGTCGATCCCCGGACCGGGGACGTGCGGTTCTCCTTCGACCTGCCGGGCTGGCACGAGGGCATCCACGAGGCGCTCGCCCGTGACCTGCGCCGCGATGTAAGGATCGAAAACGATGTGAACCTCGTCGCCGTCGCTGAACGCGCCCTCGGCGCGGCGCGTGGCGTCGACGACTTCGTACTGCTCTGGGTGGGCCGCGGCATAGGCCTGGGCGTCGTGCTCGGCGGCCGTCTGCACCGCGGCCGGTCCGGCAGCGCGGGTGAGATCGGCTATCTTCCGGTGCCCGGTGTGCCGCTGGCCGCGGACGTGCGGGCGGTGCCCGGGCGGCTGCCTTCGCTGGCCGGCGGTCTGCAGTCACTGGTCAGTGCCGAAGCGGTCACCGAACTCGCCGCCACCTACGGCTTCGGGGGAGCCGGTTCCGCCGAGTGCGTGGCGGCGGTCGTGGCGGCGGGGAAGCGTGGCGAGCCGCTGCTGGACGAGATCGCCGGGCGGCTGGCGCTGGGCGTGGCGTCGGTCTCCGTCGTGCTCGACCCCGGGCTCGTGGTGCTGGCCGGCGAGATCAGCCAGGCGGGCGGCGGCGCGCTGACCTCCAGGATCGAGGAGGCGGTGGCCCGGATCTGCCCGGTCCGCCCCCAGGTGGTGGTCAGCGAGGTGGAGGGGAACCCGGTGCTGCGCGGTGCCGTGCTCGCCGCCCTGGATCAGGCGCGGGAGGAGATCTTCGCGTCCTGA
- a CDS encoding glycoside hydrolase family 3 protein, whose amino-acid sequence MSEHIADPSDQGLRRLAAGTLLVAFQGVTPPEWVLRELAGGLGGVTLFGFNVADPAQLSTLTARLREAGDPVISLDEEGGDVTRLDYHVGSPYPGNAALGAVDDVELTRRVYRSIGDDLARCGVNLDMAPSADVNTADDNPVIGTRSFGPDTALVARHTVAAVHGLQSAQVAACVKHFPGHGATRQDSHLEIPLVDASIELLRERELAPFRAAIGAGTKSIMTAHVRVPALTGTAPATLSAAALTGLLRGEMGYDGVVVTDALDMRAITESVGLAGGAVLSLAAGADLLCLGPLPTEDDVRRIVDEIVAAVRDGRLPAARLEAAAERVARLRAWSGTPRTGRAEESVIGLTAARRAVTLTGSASPLVDPLVVEVDTPPTIAVGDVPWGFALLMPQAEVVRVRPEAADVPAILERAVGRSLVVVVKDAHRYESSQTVVSALLATRPDATVVEMGLPIWRPEGATYLATYGAARANAQAAAEILAGHSSTAPAGSR is encoded by the coding sequence ATGTCTGAGCACATCGCGGACCCCAGCGACCAGGGACTGCGCCGTCTCGCAGCCGGCACCCTGCTCGTCGCCTTCCAGGGCGTCACCCCTCCCGAATGGGTCCTGCGGGAGCTTGCGGGCGGCCTGGGCGGCGTCACCCTCTTCGGCTTCAACGTCGCCGACCCCGCGCAGCTCTCCACGCTCACCGCTCGCCTGCGCGAGGCAGGCGACCCGGTCATCTCGCTGGACGAGGAGGGCGGCGACGTCACCCGGCTCGACTACCACGTGGGCAGCCCCTACCCCGGCAACGCCGCCCTGGGCGCCGTCGACGACGTCGAGCTGACCCGGCGCGTCTACCGGTCCATCGGTGACGACCTGGCGCGGTGCGGCGTCAACCTGGACATGGCCCCGTCCGCCGACGTGAACACCGCCGACGACAATCCGGTGATCGGAACCCGCTCCTTCGGGCCGGACACCGCACTGGTCGCCCGGCACACCGTCGCGGCCGTCCACGGCCTGCAGTCGGCCCAGGTGGCCGCCTGCGTCAAGCACTTCCCCGGGCACGGCGCCACCCGGCAGGACTCCCACCTGGAGATCCCGCTCGTCGACGCCTCCATCGAACTGCTGCGCGAACGCGAACTGGCGCCCTTCCGCGCCGCGATCGGCGCCGGGACCAAGTCGATCATGACCGCGCACGTCCGCGTCCCCGCCCTGACCGGTACGGCCCCCGCCACCCTGTCGGCGGCCGCGCTGACCGGTCTGCTGCGCGGCGAGATGGGTTACGACGGCGTGGTCGTCACCGACGCCCTCGACATGCGCGCCATCACCGAGAGCGTCGGCCTGGCCGGCGGCGCGGTGCTCTCACTCGCCGCCGGGGCCGATCTCCTCTGCCTGGGCCCGCTACCGACCGAGGACGATGTCCGCCGGATCGTCGACGAGATCGTCGCCGCGGTGAGGGACGGGCGGCTGCCCGCTGCCAGGCTGGAGGCCGCGGCCGAGCGCGTGGCCCGCCTCCGTGCCTGGTCCGGCACGCCCCGGACGGGCCGGGCCGAGGAGAGCGTGATCGGCCTGACCGCGGCCCGTCGTGCGGTCACTCTCACCGGCTCCGCGTCCCCGCTGGTCGACCCGCTGGTAGTCGAGGTGGACACCCCGCCGACCATCGCCGTCGGCGACGTGCCGTGGGGATTCGCGCTCCTGATGCCGCAGGCGGAGGTCGTCCGGGTCAGACCGGAGGCCGCGGACGTACCGGCCATTCTGGAACGTGCCGTCGGCCGTTCCCTGGTCGTCGTGGTCAAGGACGCCCACCGCTACGAGAGCAGCCAGACGGTGGTGTCGGCGCTGCTGGCCACCCGTCCGGACGCCACGGTCGTGGAGATGGGCCTGCCGATCTGGCGCCCCGAGGGTGCGACCTATCTGGCCACGTACGGCGCGGCCCGTGCCAACGCCCAGGCTGCGGCTGAAATCCTGGCCGGTCACTCTTCGACGGCCCCCGCCGGCTCGCGCTGA
- a CDS encoding carbohydrate ABC transporter permease translates to MTPLARKRLGKIALNTAGVLVFVFAVFPVYWMVSTSFKTNDQIFTTDFIPFPTQFTFEHLDRVLSEGVAGNSIWLYMRNSAIVALGTVLIGAVFALLAATAIARFTFKGRSSFLVLLLIVQMIPSEALLIPLFLNVKRLGLYDQLLGLIVINVGLTLPFGIWMLRTFVAAVPKSLEEAAWIDGASRLMTFWKILFPLVAPGLVATSIFSFITAWNELIFALILMSDSSGYTMPVALQFFFGQRGTDWGAIMAGSTMMTVPVVIFFLLVQRRMVTGLVAGAVKG, encoded by the coding sequence ATGACCCCGCTCGCACGCAAGCGTCTCGGGAAGATCGCGCTCAACACGGCCGGCGTCCTGGTCTTCGTCTTCGCGGTGTTCCCCGTCTACTGGATGGTCTCGACCTCCTTCAAGACCAACGACCAGATCTTCACGACGGACTTCATCCCGTTCCCCACGCAGTTCACCTTCGAACACCTGGACCGGGTGCTCAGCGAGGGCGTGGCGGGCAACTCCATCTGGCTCTACATGCGCAACAGCGCGATCGTCGCCCTGGGTACCGTGCTCATCGGCGCCGTCTTCGCACTGCTGGCGGCCACCGCCATCGCCCGCTTCACGTTCAAGGGCCGCAGCAGCTTCCTGGTCCTGCTGCTCATCGTCCAGATGATCCCGTCCGAGGCCCTGCTCATCCCGCTCTTCCTCAACGTCAAGCGGCTCGGCCTCTACGACCAACTGCTGGGCCTGATCGTCATCAACGTCGGCCTGACCCTCCCCTTCGGCATCTGGATGCTGCGCACGTTCGTCGCCGCGGTGCCCAAGTCTCTGGAGGAGGCCGCCTGGATCGACGGCGCCAGCCGGCTGATGACCTTCTGGAAGATCCTGTTCCCGCTGGTGGCTCCCGGCCTGGTGGCGACGAGCATCTTCTCGTTCATCACCGCCTGGAACGAGCTGATCTTCGCGCTCATCCTGATGTCCGACTCCTCGGGCTACACGATGCCGGTCGCGCTGCAGTTCTTCTTCGGGCAGCGAGGGACCGACTGGGGCGCCATCATGGCCGGCTCCACGATGATGACCGTCCCCGTCGTCATCTTCTTCCTCCTGGTGCAGCGGCGGATGGTCACCGGCCTCGTCGCGGGCGCCGTCAAGGGCTGA
- a CDS encoding carbohydrate ABC transporter permease translates to MTNTSTIARGGGNPSAPGRRRSPQRPVKASGLPPKAIPYVLLVPGMLVIAGLLLYPLFQMIVISFQKVGIPQINGKKPATWVGWDNYTKILDNEVFWSSLRNTVVFAVVTVTLTLVLGTAVGTLLNKLGTKMSTFVVVGIMSAWAVPPVAQGVIWRWLFDADAGMINWALNLLPDGLSDLLFGRADWTGEPWLNDAITVYLVLVLCVVWASFPFIAVSVLAGLKGIPTELYEAARVDGATPWRTFRKITFPLLKPVFSVLTILSIIWNFKVFSQLYVLMNGPTNREAFNLSMFSFAEAFRSPPKMGTGAAIAVILTLLLLVVTAVYVRQIVKTEEM, encoded by the coding sequence ATGACGAACACGTCTACGATCGCCCGGGGCGGAGGCAATCCCTCCGCCCCGGGGCGGCGCCGCAGTCCGCAGCGACCCGTCAAGGCCAGCGGGCTCCCTCCCAAGGCCATCCCGTACGTCCTGCTCGTTCCCGGCATGCTGGTGATAGCCGGGCTGCTGCTCTACCCGCTGTTCCAGATGATCGTCATTTCCTTCCAGAAGGTCGGCATCCCCCAGATCAACGGCAAGAAGCCGGCGACCTGGGTGGGCTGGGACAACTACACCAAGATCCTCGACAACGAGGTCTTCTGGTCCTCCCTCCGCAACACCGTCGTGTTCGCCGTCGTCACGGTGACTCTGACGCTGGTCCTCGGGACCGCGGTCGGCACCCTGCTCAACAAGCTGGGCACGAAGATGTCCACGTTCGTGGTCGTCGGCATCATGTCCGCCTGGGCCGTGCCGCCGGTCGCCCAGGGCGTCATCTGGCGGTGGCTCTTCGACGCCGACGCCGGGATGATCAACTGGGCGCTCAACCTGCTCCCCGACGGACTGTCCGACCTGCTGTTCGGCCGGGCCGACTGGACCGGCGAGCCCTGGCTGAACGACGCGATCACCGTCTACCTGGTGCTGGTCCTCTGCGTGGTCTGGGCGTCGTTCCCGTTCATCGCGGTGTCGGTGCTGGCCGGTCTCAAGGGCATCCCCACAGAGCTCTACGAGGCGGCCAGAGTCGACGGGGCCACCCCCTGGCGGACCTTCCGAAAGATCACTTTCCCACTGCTCAAGCCGGTCTTCTCGGTGCTGACGATCCTGTCCATCATCTGGAACTTCAAGGTCTTCAGCCAGCTCTACGTGCTGATGAACGGGCCGACCAACCGCGAGGCGTTCAACCTGTCCATGTTCTCCTTCGCCGAGGCCTTCCGCAGCCCGCCGAAGATGGGCACCGGAGCGGCGATCGCGGTGATCCTGACGCTTCTCCTGCTCGTCGTCACCGCCGTCTACGTCCGGCAGATCGTGAAGACGGAGGAGATGTGA